A genomic stretch from Brachyhypopomus gauderio isolate BG-103 unplaced genomic scaffold, BGAUD_0.2 sc60, whole genome shotgun sequence includes:
- the bphl gene encoding valacyclovir hydrolase, which translates to MATRFCIRGLLTVVRTVPATRSVSSMCVSSGRRAVNGVDLFYMRTGEGDHPILLLPGVLGSGHTDFAPQLDKLDKRRFTVVAWDPRGYGRSRPPHRDFPPDFFHRDAKDAVDLMQALGFRRFSLLGWSDGGVTALIAAAVNPTLIRRVVVWGANAYVSEQDVQIYNAIRDTSLWSERMRQPMVEMYGVQYFTHTWGKWVDAICQFKSRPQGSICRELLQLIDCPTLIVHGAKDSLVPSFHPEFLLHNIHSSRLHVMSEGKHNLHLRFATEFNSLVEDFLSQ; encoded by the exons ATGGCCACACGGTTCTGTATCAGAGGACTATTGACTGTGGTCCGAACTGTCCCCGCAACCCGGTCCGTGTCCAG CATGTGTGTCAGCTCAGGCAGAAGGGCCGTGAACGGAGTGGACCTGTTCTACATGCGCACCGGAGAGGGAGACCACCCCATCTTACTCCTGCCGGGAGTCCTGG GAAGTGGTCACACGGATTTTGCCCCACAGCTTGATAAGTTGGATAAAAGGCGTTTTACAGTAGTGGCGTGGGACCCCCGGGGTTACGGGCGCTCACgccccccacacagagacttcCCTCCTGACTTCTTCCACCGAGACGCCAAAGATGCTGTGGACCTGATGC AGGCGTTGGGCTTCAGGCGTTTCTCCTTGCTGGGATGGAGTGACGGTGGAGTTACAGCTCTGATCGCTGCTGCAGTAAACCCCACCCTTAttaggagggtggtggtgtggggggccAATGCCTACGTATCAGAGCAAGATGTCCAGATCTACAATG CAATTCGAGACACGTCACTGTGGAGTGAACGGATGAGACAGCCCATGGTGGAGATGTACGGTGTTCAGTACTTCACTCACACGTGGGGGAAATGGGTGGACGCCATCTGTCAGTTTAAGAGCAGACCTCAAG GCAGCATATGTAGAGAGTTACTACAGCTGATTGACTGTCCCACACTAATCGTCCATGGGGCTAAAGATTCCCTGGTACCCTCATTTCACCCAGAGTTCCTCCTGCACAACATACACAGTTCACG ACTGCATGTGATGTCAGAAGGTAAACATAATCTGCACCTGAGATTTGCCACCGAGTTTAACTCACTAGTTGAAGATTTCTTGAGCCAGTGA
- the psmg4 gene encoding proteasome assembly chaperone 4 isoform X1, giving the protein MERSGSPAPVHHITVHDFSEKILEQLVHFHVMKLDGGFFLWVGASAVLGNMALSMSSARESLPLCTLVLGDSSETTPSSLAQRLSTQHTDRLYCTYFLTCIRFLNVLIKCSANLCLSSLAAKKTDKQVFVSYNLPTTDSNLTLLVENRIKKEMELHPDKF; this is encoded by the exons ATGGAGCGGAGCGGCAGCCCGGCACCCGTACACCACATCACCGTCCACGACTTCTCCGAGAAGATCCTGGAGCAGCTCGTGCACTTCCATGTGATGAAGTTGGACGGAGGTTTCTTCCTGTGGGTCGGCGCGAGCGCCGTCCTCGGCAACATGGCGCTGTCCATGAGCAGCGCGCGG GAGTCGCTGCCGCTGTGCACACTGGTACTGGGAGACTCATCCGAAACCACACCGAGTTCTTTAGCTCAAAGACTAAGTACTCAGCACACAGATCGACTTTATTGCACATATTTTTTGACATGTATACGTTTTCTTAATGTTTTGATTAAATGCAGTGCTAACCTGTGTTTATCTTCACTTGCAGCGAAGAAGACCGACAAGCAGGTGTTTGTGAGTTATAATCTGCCCACGACGGACTCGAATCTGACGCTGTTAGTGGAGAACAGGATCAAAAAGGAGATGGAGCTCCACCCTGACAAATTTTAA
- the psmg4 gene encoding proteasome assembly chaperone 4 isoform X2, with amino-acid sequence MERSGSPAPVHHITVHDFSEKILEQLVHFHVMKLDGGFFLWVGASAVLGNMALSMSSARESLPLCTLVLGDSSETTPSSLAQRLTKKTDKQVFVSYNLPTTDSNLTLLVENRIKKEMELHPDKF; translated from the exons ATGGAGCGGAGCGGCAGCCCGGCACCCGTACACCACATCACCGTCCACGACTTCTCCGAGAAGATCCTGGAGCAGCTCGTGCACTTCCATGTGATGAAGTTGGACGGAGGTTTCTTCCTGTGGGTCGGCGCGAGCGCCGTCCTCGGCAACATGGCGCTGTCCATGAGCAGCGCGCGG GAGTCGCTGCCGCTGTGCACACTGGTACTGGGAGACTCATCCGAAACCACACCGAGTTCTTTAGCTCAAAGACTAA CGAAGAAGACCGACAAGCAGGTGTTTGTGAGTTATAATCTGCCCACGACGGACTCGAATCTGACGCTGTTAGTGGAGAACAGGATCAAAAAGGAGATGGAGCTCCACCCTGACAAATTTTAA